In a single window of the Anaerolineae bacterium genome:
- a CDS encoding response regulator transcription factor: MRPRVLLADDEPAITTELSQLLERAGFRVSIAGDGEEALRQAESFSPDVIVLDVLMPRLDGREALRRLRRSGNWTPVILLTRVGAAGERAMALEEGADDYLNKPFEPFELVARVRAVLRRSRLQAQPIAGADSLRCGPVRLDRRSRRLLIAGREKPVTARALALLEYMMLHSDEMLSRDRLLDAVWGWDYPAGTRAVDARVAELRRALGDRADLIETVVGEGYRFVGRVERGE; the protein is encoded by the coding sequence ATTCGTCCTAGAGTACTCCTAGCCGACGACGAGCCAGCCATCACCACCGAGCTCAGCCAGTTGCTGGAGCGGGCCGGCTTCCGCGTGTCTATCGCCGGGGACGGGGAGGAGGCCTTGCGCCAGGCCGAGAGCTTCTCTCCCGACGTGATCGTCCTCGACGTACTGATGCCCCGCCTGGACGGTCGGGAAGCCCTGCGCCGGCTCCGCCGCTCGGGCAACTGGACCCCGGTGATCCTGCTCACCCGGGTGGGAGCGGCGGGGGAGAGGGCCATGGCCCTGGAGGAGGGGGCCGACGACTACCTCAACAAGCCCTTCGAGCCCTTCGAGCTGGTAGCTCGCGTCCGGGCCGTCCTGCGCCGGAGCCGGCTGCAGGCCCAGCCCATCGCCGGAGCGGACTCGCTCCGGTGCGGGCCGGTGAGGCTGGACCGCCGTTCGCGCCGGCTGCTGATCGCAGGCCGGGAAAAGCCGGTCACCGCCCGGGCTCTGGCCCTGCTGGAATACATGATGCTTCATTCCGATGAGATGCTGAGTCGCGACAGGCTACTCGACGCCGTCTGGGGCTGGGACTATCCCGCCGGGACTCGCGCAGTGGACGCTCGCGTGGCCGAGCTCAGACGTGCGCTCGGGGACCGAGCGGACCTGATCGAGACGGTCGTGGGCGAAGGGTACCGCTTCGTGGGCCGGGTGGAGCGAGGGGAGTGA
- a CDS encoding class I SAM-dependent methyltransferase, producing MSRRWPPVSAGDQVARYYDDNLQRERARLSESFYNHLEKRLVLHLVDRYFAAGGRLLDVGGGPGSYSQDFLDRGFDITLVDISPRAVECAQEQYGGHPRFRALVLDATEVVSLGRESFDAVLSNGPFYHLIRRSDRDRAAQATWQVLKPGGRIIAAALTVYSFIRGLLTWEKHDRFLSDEVPCNPRVDGLWSDRCDEHDVISPYRTRPEPFRRFFERHGFRTMSMAACKGVLTGLKSLDEAPEAVQEKAAALMLATCEDPDTLGLSEHIFYVGEKATSA from the coding sequence TTGAGTAGGAGGTGGCCGCCCGTCAGCGCCGGGGACCAAGTGGCCCGGTACTACGATGACAACCTGCAGCGGGAGAGGGCCCGCCTCAGCGAGAGCTTCTACAACCACTTGGAGAAGCGCCTCGTGTTGCACCTGGTGGACCGGTACTTCGCCGCCGGAGGAAGACTCCTCGACGTAGGCGGTGGTCCCGGCAGCTACTCGCAGGACTTCCTCGACCGTGGCTTCGATATCACCCTGGTGGACATCTCACCCAGGGCGGTAGAGTGCGCTCAGGAGCAGTACGGGGGACACCCTCGCTTCCGTGCCCTGGTCTTGGATGCTACGGAGGTGGTGTCGCTGGGAAGAGAGTCCTTCGACGCCGTCCTGAGCAATGGGCCGTTCTATCACCTCATCAGACGGTCAGATCGCGACCGCGCCGCCCAGGCCACGTGGCAGGTGCTCAAACCGGGAGGCCGGATCATCGCCGCCGCTCTGACCGTCTACAGCTTCATCAGGGGCTTGCTGACCTGGGAGAAGCACGACCGCTTCCTCAGCGACGAAGTGCCCTGCAATCCCCGAGTGGATGGACTATGGAGCGACAGGTGCGACGAGCATGACGTCATCAGCCCCTATCGCACCAGGCCGGAGCCTTTTCGGAGGTTCTTCGAGCGACACGGCTTCCGGACCATGAGTATGGCAGCCTGCAAGGGCGTTCTCACCGGGCTGAAGAGCCTCGACGAGGCCCCAGAGGCGGTGCAGGAGAAAGCGGCGGCCCTGATGCTCGCCACCTGCGAGGACCCGGACACCCTCGGCCTCTCCGAGCACATCTTCTACGTGGGTGAGAAGGCCACGAGCGCGTAG
- a CDS encoding type II toxin-antitoxin system VapC family toxin yields MKILDSDHCVAILRSQLDLTEHMGAGEELAITAVAVGELIHGAAKSRHAVENLARVDTLLAAVTVLPFDEWSARRFGLLKAQLKQAGQAIGDIDLLIASIALDREGTLVTHNTRHFSRLVGAAGLILEDWLE; encoded by the coding sequence GTGAAGATCCTTGACAGCGATCACTGTGTGGCGATTCTGCGCTCACAGCTGGACTTGACCGAACACATGGGGGCGGGCGAAGAGCTGGCCATCACAGCTGTCGCAGTCGGCGAGCTGATACACGGGGCAGCCAAGTCGCGGCATGCCGTCGAGAACCTGGCTCGTGTTGATACGCTGCTTGCCGCCGTGACGGTTCTGCCGTTTGACGAGTGGTCGGCGCGTAGGTTCGGTCTGCTCAAGGCCCAGCTCAAGCAGGCCGGCCAGGCCATCGGTGACATTGACCTGCTGATCGCCAGCATTGCTCTCGACCGTGAAGGCACACTGGTGACCCACAATACGAGGCACTTCTCCCGGCTAGTCGGCGCGGCAGGTCTGATACTGGAGGACTGGCTTGAGTAG
- a CDS encoding type II toxin-antitoxin system Phd/YefM family antitoxin, with amino-acid sequence MVTINVAEAKARFSELLSRAAAGERFVIKRRERPVAALVGVADLDRLERTPHTALRLARALGQEEAILEKIERGELHPAMAAFGLWRDEEDLANLAEEIAAGRDKPSTRPSVNL; translated from the coding sequence ATGGTGACCATCAATGTGGCTGAGGCGAAAGCCCGTTTCTCTGAGCTACTCAGCCGGGCGGCAGCTGGCGAGAGATTCGTGATCAAGCGCCGAGAGCGCCCGGTGGCCGCGCTTGTCGGAGTGGCGGACCTAGACCGCCTGGAGCGGACACCGCACACTGCGCTCCGGCTGGCTCGGGCATTGGGCCAGGAGGAAGCCATACTGGAGAAGATTGAGCGGGGCGAGCTGCACCCGGCAATGGCCGCCTTCGGCCTGTGGCGGGACGAGGAGGACCTGGCGAACCTGGCAGAGGAGATCGCTGCGGGGCGCGACAAACCGAGTACCCGTCCCAGTGTCAACCTGTGA